The DNA region GGATTTATCTCTTTGACGCGTTCCGTCAGTTCACTGATACGGGCTATGCCGTCGAGATGCATCATACGCACCATTTCAGCCAGCATACGAGGAAAATGCAAATCAATCATCAGCAAATTACAACGGAATACACGGTCGGCTACATCGGAATATTTCAGTACTCCGCCCAGACGTTCAATCATCAGCATACGCTCAGTCACTTCCGTAGGAGACTCCGGCAAAGCATTCACCTTATTCACCGTAGGCGTAGCAAATTTAACGCCCGACTGTTCCAGTTTCAGATTTGCCGTACGTCCGCCATCAAGCAACGGATTCATTGAGCTGAGACGACAACGAACATTGAATCCCGTCAACGGAGCCTCGGCATGCCAGAAAGCTACTGAGAAATCCGTACGGTCTTCCGTCTTCGCTTCCAGGTCGTAGATATTGACCGCATCCAGAAATGCCTCCAGTTCTTCGGGAACTTCAATGGCGTCAGTACCGCTGGTAGTCTTCAGTAACTCAAGAATAAACTCGGCCGCTCCGCCAAAATCTTCACGGGGGATGACTTGTTCCTCCTTATCGGCTGCAACAAATGTCCCCTCCTTCTCTATCACACCACTGACAATGCGGACATTGCCCTGCTCTATATAATAACGACGCGTACCGTCATGTTCCTCCCTCTGTATCAGCGCAACAGGCCAGCACTTCGTTTCATCCTTCCGGGCTTGCGGTGTACCCAGTGAAACCTTTCCGTCTGCCAGAAGGCGAAAGAATGTGTAGAGTTCGCCCAACTCACGTTTTGTAGCTTCAAATGCCATAATAAATTGTTTTTTTCCTAATTAACGAGTGTGCAAAGATAATGCAAATCGAAGGCAGAACTTTCATGCTGGCATGAAAAAGTTATGCCGAAATGCAGCTTATTTTATTTAAAGATAAGGAAATCCCTCCAAAAGAAAGTGAATAGACAAACTATTTTCATGTAGAAACGTTCTACTTAAAACATCAAACATTTAACTCCCTATAGCATGGAAAATGAAAAGAATATAGTAGCCATCACAGCTACACCGAATGGACCTTTCATTGTAGAAGGCAATTTTAAACTGATAGACAGAGAAGGAAAAGCAGAAATACGAACAGGTAGAATTGCCTTATGCCGGTGCGGTAAGTCCTATAAACAACCCTTTTGCGATGGTACACACCGGAAAATCCACTATAATGATTTGTCTTTGAAATAAACGTACCGGATCACCAGGAAGCCGGAGACATTACACTTCCCCGAAGCGTAATGTCTCTACTTTTTCCAGACGCGCCCTCAACTTCGGCATCATCGACTTCCGGATGCGAAGTGTCATACGGCAATCCATATCATACGACTGTTCCAGAATTTCCGGTTCTTCTTCCTTTACGATACGCATTACATCATTCATAAAGGGATATTCAAACAAGAAGGTCACCGCTTCGTCCACCGTTTTCTCTATCACTTCGGCAACAGCTATCGCCTCGGCGGCAGCAGCTTTATAAGCAACAATCAGTCCGCTTGTTCCCAACTTTATGCCGCCAAAATAACGGACAACGATTATCAGTATATCCGTCAGTTCATTGGAGTTTATCTGTCCCAGGATCGGCTTTCCTGCCGTACCGGAAGGTTCTCCGTTATCATTGGCGCGGAAATCTTTACGTTCGGGCCCTAGCATATAGGCGTAGCAGACGTGGCGGGCATCATAATATTTCTTCTGATAAACTTCCAGATGCGATTTTACCTCATCGACAGTACGCACGGGCAAAGCGATAGCAATGAACTTGCTGCGCTTCTCAGTGTAAATCCCTTCGGAAGGGGCGCTTATGGTTTTGTAGGTATCTTCACTCATGCTGCAAAGATAAGTATTCTTCTTGTTATGAGAAAATAGTTTCTAATCCTCTCTCTTTTTCAGACGAAACAGGCAGATTTTAGAAGTTTTTTTCGTAAATTTGTCAAAAGTACGACGCATTCCATAGAAAAAAGTCTGATTATGAGTATGTATCAGGACCTCATACTGATAATCTTAGCATGCAAGGTCCTTCCATAAGTAACATTTATCGCTATGAACAACAAGCTGTTTACCTTTCTCGACCCTCTGCTGGGTTACATCGACAATGGTCGTTTCTTCCGCGAACCCTTCCGCTGGCTCTATGTCATCTTTGCCGTATTGAACTTGCTGTTTCCTATCTTTATACTGGCAAAGGTCATCGAGATGGACTTCTTTAAATATGCCGAAGGGAAATTAATCCTTGCTTTCATTCTGCTGTTCATTATCCTTTGCGCAGGAGCATGGGGAAGCTATCTGCTCTGGATGAACCGGAAAAACAAACTGAAAGAAGCTATCCAGGAAGAAAATGAATTCATTGCCATTCCCGTTGTATCGCACCTGACACAGACGATGGGTGAATGGCTGGGACTTTATATCGGTGTCATCGGCACACTATGTTCGGTGGTTATTACAATCTTTGCTGCCAATGAAATCAAATACATACTGCCGATACCCTCCGGCATGTTCTTCCTGATGCCTATATACGGCTTCTTGATTGTAGTGTTCGCACGCCTGCTTGCCGAGTTGTATCGCGCATTGGCCGTCATTGCCAACAACACCAAGAAACTGACAAAGATAGAAGCAAAAGCCGAAGCCAAACTGGAAGATATAGAAGATATAGAGGAAATCTAAATATATGAAGAAAGTAGTCATAGCTATTGACTCCTTTAAAGGATGTTTACCCTCGGCAGAAGCTGGAAAAGCAGCTGCCGAGGGTATTCGTTCCGTATACCCGGAATGTGAAGTTATCTGCCTGCCCATAGCCGATGGAGGCGAAGGAATGCTGGATGTGCTGATTATGGCAACCAACGGTCAGGAAATTCCGATTTCCGCCCACGATCCATTGATGAAGTGGCACAATACTTATTACGGCATTTCCGAAAATGGGAAAACAGCTTTCATAGAAATGGCGAGCATCAGCGGATTGCCTCTAGTTCCTCCGGAAAAAAGAAACCCGATGCTGACTACCACTTACGGCACGGGAGAAATCATTCGTGATGCTTTGGAGCGTGGTTGCCGCAACTTTACCATTGGCATCGGTGGCAGTGCAACCAATGATGCCGGGTTAGGAATGCTTCAGGCATTAGGCTTTCATTTTTCAGACAAGAAGGGTAAAGAAATAGGGACAGGCCGTGGAGAAGCATTAATAAAAGTAGCGCATATAGACAGCACTTGTGTCCATCCGGCTTTAAACAGTTGCCGATTTACTGTTGCCTGCGATGTACAAAATCCATTCTATGGTCCCGAAGGAGCGGCTTATGTCTTTGCGCCTCAGAAAGGAGCAGACCGGGAAATGGTGGAGGCATTGGATGCAGGACTGCAAAACTTTGCAGAAGTCATCCGTCATACGACGGGAAAAGATATTTCCAATCATCCCGGAGCCGGTGCCGCCGGAGGTATGGGCGGTAGTCTGCTGGCTTTCCTGAATGCGGAACTGAAACCCGGCATACAACTGATGCTGGAAGCTCTTGACTTCAGTAATAAAATAAAAAACGCTGACTTGATCATTACCGGAGAAGGAAAAGCTGACCGGCAAACATTGATGGGAAAAGTTCCTTCCGGCATACTTGCTGAAGCCCGGAAACAAGATATTCCGGTAATCCTGTTAGCCGGCAATATAGAAGATTCGGATGAATTACAACAGGCCGGGTTTGAAGGGGTCTTCTCTGTTAACCCTCCATTCATATCGTTAGAAGAATCTATGAGACCGGAAGTTGCACGCAAAAATATACAGCAAACAGTCGAATGTATTTGCAAGAAGAAATGATTAGAAAAAAATGTGTCTCCGTATCAGAGTTTATGTATCACTCCGCAACAACGTTTCATTACTCTTTCCGTCAGTCCGGGATGTTGTTTCGTTCCGCCTTTCTCGATGGTTGAAAAAACTTTAAAGCCGCTCCATTTCAGGATTTCTTTCAGCGCCTTTACTACTCCCCTTGTCTGATTAAAGAATATATTGAAAGGATATGGAGTAGTGCAAGTGCTTACGATAACTGCCTTTTTACCTTTATGCAGGCCGATGGGAATACCTCGTGAGGTCTCTCCCATCATTCCGTAAACGATGCGGTCGAACATCACTTTCAGTTGTCCCGGCAGGTTTCCCCAATAGCAGGGAGCACCGATTATCAGTGCTTGCGCTTCTTCTATCTGCTTCAGCACACGTTGTGCATCATCCTCAGGCAAACAACATTTCAGTTTCTCACGGCAACTCATACAGCCGATGCAGGAACGGATTTGCAGGTCAGCCACTCTAATCACAGTAACTTCGTCACCATTCGCCCGGGCTTCCGTTTCCATCAATTGCAGCATTTTCGAAATATGTCCTTGCTTACGGGGACTTCCGTTGATAATCAGTATTTTCATAATTAGTCCGTATTTACGCAATTCCCAATAGCTGGACGTCAAACACCAAAGTAGAGAAAGCCGGAATAGGACCACTGCTACGTGTACCATATCCCATTGCATAAGGAATATAAACAATCCAATGATCTCCTACATGCATTCGTTGCAGGGCTATCTGCCAGCCTTCAATGACTTCATTCAGACGAAAAGCCTCAGGGTAATTCCGTTTCCAAGAGTTATCGAACTCGTGGCCATTTATCAAAGTGCCTTTATAATGCACAGTTACAACGCTATTCAAACGGGGAGTATTGCCGCCATTCCCTTCTTCCAATACCCGATATAGAATTCCGCAAGGCAGTTCCCGGATATCATTCCCTGCACGCAAAGCCTCCAGGTACTGCTCATTTTGCAATTTATATTCTTCTTTTCGTCCCATAAGTTATAAATGATTCTTCTTTCCCACAAAAGTACAACATTTATGCTATCCACCCAAATACAGAATAAGCTCATCATGCGTTTTTGGAGATTATATGAATAAGCGGTATCTTTGCTCCATGAAAAAATTAGTTATTGTCGGATGTGGACGACTGGCCGGAATAGTTTCGGATGCAGTTGTTAATGGCTTGTTGCCGGAATATGATTTAGTTGGAGTTTACTCACGTACAGCAGAAAAAGCTGAACGTATAGTTAGTAAAATGCAGCAGCACGAGAAATCCTGCGTAGCATGTACAACCCCGGAAGATTTACTGGCACTGAAACCGGATTATCTGGTAGAAGCAGCCTCTCCTGCTGCCATGAAAGAGTTCGCGTTACCCGCCCTAAAGAACGGTACTTCCATCGTCACCTTGTCTATCGGTGCTCTGGCAGACACTGCTTTCTATCAGGAAGTGATGGAGACTGCCAAAGCGAACGGTACGCGTGTATACATCGTTTCCGGTGCTACGGGCGGTTTCGATGTTCTGCGGACAGCTTCTTTAATGGGAAATGCAAAAGCTAAATTCTTTAATGAAAAAGGTCCTGATGCCTTGAAGGGAACAGCTGTATATGATGAGGCATTGCAAACGGATCAACGTGTTGTCTTCTCAGGAAATGCTACTGAAGCCATAGCCATGTTCCCAACCAAAGTCAATGTAGCCGTTGCTGCTTCACTGGCCTCCATCGGCCCGGAGAATATGGAAATGTCCATACAATCCACTCCCGGATTCGTGGGAGACACTCAAAGAGTGGAAATAAAGAACAATCAGGTGCATGCCGTAATTGATGTGTACAGCGCCACTGCTGAAATTGCAGGGTGGTCTGTTGTGAACACCCTGCTTAACATAACATCACCGATTGTATTCTTCTGATTACATTATCGGTTATATGCTTCTATATTGGCCAGTACTTTCTCGCTCAGGCGGTCAAACGCCTGACGGGTACGGCCTGTAGATACCTGCATACAGCGGACATGCGGATGGCTTAAAAGATGTGCTCCACCCAAAGCTCCCAGTGTATCACAAAAACAAAGGTTATCACCTTTCAGCCACTTAACGAACGCGGGTTCGTCCCATGCCGGAGACAGCCCGGTATTGAACAATATCTTTTTATTTCCGAGTTGTTCGAACTCAGCCTCATGCAACAGGACTGTATTCTTATTGAGACAACAAAAAACGACTTCACTCTGAGAAAGAAGTTCTCCCAAGGGTAAGAAACGATATCCTTTGGCAGCCGCATCCTCTTTTTCACTACGGGCAAAATAAGCAATATCCGCCCCCAAAAATTTCAGTGCATCGGCAATCATACCACCGGATTTACCCAATCCTATGACACCTACTTTCAGCCCTGTGATCTCCCGGGGCATTTCTTCCCAGGATTCCTGACCAAATCCATGCAAGCAACGCACCAGTTCGCTGACTACATATTCCACCACACCTTCATCCCCATAATCCCGGATACCGGTTACAGTAATCCCCCGCTCGTTCGCATAACGAATGTCTACATTGGCACTCTCCGGTGAATACAGCGAGCAGCACATACCGATATACTTTATATCCGGGCACTTCTCAAGCACACTCCTGTTTATTTGTGAAGTATAACTCAATAGCACAGCATCGGCATCTCCGATACGGGCTACTATTTCATCATCCCCTGCCGGAACATCAGGGAACATCACTACCTTTTCTGCATACGAATGCAGTGCTTTTTCTGCTGACGGAATCAGACTTACGGGTTCTATTGCTACAAGTTTACGAAACATAGTTTTTTATTTTAGAGAGGACGAAGTTAGCAAAAAGAGTGATATAAAACAAAAGAGCTGCCATCGATCATACGTGACAACTCTTTCTTACTATCTTTACGACAATACTTTTTCTTGTTCTTATGCGGACGATCTTTTGCAATCCAACGTCCACCATTGCGTTCCATCTCTATCAAGCGGTTCGCTTCCTTGAATGCCGACAGGGCATCCCTACGTTTTTTCGTCTTCATTGTTCTACAATTTTTATACATTACAATATAGCTGAAAGGCTAATGTTTTGCAAAGATAATGCAAATTGAGCGCAGAACCTTTATGCTTGTATGAAAAAGTTATGCCGAAATGCAGCTTATCTTATCCAAAGGTAGTTAATAAAGCCGAAACTATCCTCTGCTGCCAAAACTATTCTTATCAGGATTTATCTCCGAAACCATATTGCGCACTTCCTTCTTATCGACCTTGGAATATAAACCCAATTGTCGTCCAGGCAATGTTTCTTCAGCATCTTTTTGTATCTTGCTCTTCTCTTGAAGAGTCTTTTCATCTTTTTTATCCATATCGTTATCTGGTTTAGGTTATTACTAACATAGTAACACACAGATAGTCCTTAAAGTTCTCCCTCAATACAAAAAAAGTTGCAAATGACTGACAACTCTTTTTCATCATAAGAAAATCCCTAAAATTCAGCGATCATTTTTTACTAAGCTTCAACTCTGCAATAAAGGCCGCGATAAGCCCGATACCTCCCAATGAAAGTACACAAGCTCCATAGACCAAAGATACTGTCTCACGATAAACACGCCAGTTATCCACATCCTTATCTAAATATCCGGGAATTGCCGAAGTGCAAATTACAAATCCTATCAACAATCCTAAGCCCATACCCACCAGCAGACATCCTAATTTCAATGCTGAAAAAGAAAAGTTACCATAAAGTTTCGGCATACAAGCCACATCCGGTTGATACTTATCTCCCATCTTTTCAATAAGCATCAAGCGCTCCTTTTTACATACGAACAGTTCAAACAGTTTGTAAATCCCCAAAGTAATAATTGCCAAAATCGTAGGCACCATGATAAAATCCATCATATTCGTTTCGTTTTAAATTAGTATTTTTGTTCCTTTGTACACTTTAGACGCAGTGTCTTGTGTAAGGTTACACATTTCATCAAAAAAAATATTTCTCAGAAATAATGTAACCTCCTACAAAGAGTTACGTCTAAAAGGCAGAATGGAGAATAACGAAACACATATTATCCAACGCATACTGAGAGGAGAAACTGCTCTATACGAATACTTCCTGAATCAACACGGTCAACAGGTCTTTTCCCTGATTGCCCGTATCATCTGTAACCAGGAAGATGCCGAGGAGTTGACGCAAGACGTTTTTCTGAAAGCGTTCCAACATCTCTCCTCTTTCAAAGCCGAAAGCTCATTCTCAACATGGATTTATTCCATTGCTTATAATACGGCGATTTCGGCAACCCGTAAGAAAAAATTCGATACCTTTGCCATGGACGATACGTTGCTCGCCAACATTTCCGACCAACAAGTAGATGAAACGCTTAATGATGAAAGTGAGGAAATGATTATCAGATTAAACAGAGCCATAGAAAAACTTAACTCAGACGAACGTGCCTTGATTACCTTGTTCTACTACGAAGAAAAGTCATTGAATGAAACTGCCCTGATTCTGGGCCTGACGGAAAGCAATGCAAAAGTAAAATTGCATCGCGTACGCAAAAAGATATATGTACTCATAAAACAAGAGGAAGTATGAACGAAGAACAAAAAGACAAAGGGCTGAAAAAAGCCATAAAAGAGGAAAACGGATTTCGTCTACCTTCCAATTTCGCCTACCAGACCATGAGGAAGGTGGAAGAAGCCATACGCTTACGCGAAAAGAAATCGGAACGAAGAACGCTGTTTGCTACGATAGCCGCTTCCATATTCTTAATAGGATGCTGCATTGCCGGATTAGTGATTTATTTCGGTAATACAATCAGAGAAGCCTTCATCCGCCCCGAAATACTGGAAACGGAAAAGATCCAAATTCCCTCATTCTATTTACTGATACTTATCGCAATGCCTCTGTTCCTTATCTTTGACCGCTGGATGAGGAAACGATATTTTAATAAGCATCACCCTTAAAGAAAAAGCGAGGATATCCTTTGCAGGAACATCCTCGCTTCACTTTTTTATTTCATATTTTAATCCAGCTTATGAATCACCAATCCCGAACGTAGTTTCGGTTCAAACCACGTTGTCTTAGGCGGCATGATATTGCCCGTATCTGCAATATCCATCAATTGCTTCATGCTGACAGGATAAAGTGCCAAAGCCACTTTCATTTCACCACTATCCACACGTTTCTTCAACTCACCCAGACCACGGATACCTCCAACAAAATCAATACGTTTATCCGAACGCAGATCTTTGATACCGAGAACTTCATCCAGAATCAGGTTGGAAGAAATAGTAACATCCAGTACACCAATCGGATCATTATCATTGTAAGTACCCGGTTTAGCGGTCAGACTGTACCACTTGCCATCCAGATAAAGAGAGAAATTATGCAAACCGGCAGGTTTATAGATTTCAGTGCCTTTTTCTTCTACCGTAAAATTCTTGCTGACAGCAGTCAGGAATTGTTCAGGTGTCAAGCCATTCAAGTCTTTTACAACACGGTTGTAATCAATAATAGTCAGTTGGTTGGCGGGGAAACAAACTGCCATGAAGTAGTTGTATTCTTCGTCACCGGTATGATTCGGATTCTGCTTAGCTTTTTCGGCTCCTACCAAAGCGGCGGCGGCACTACGATGGTGTCCGTCGGCAATATAAAGAGCGGGCATCTTAGCAAATTCCTTCGTAATGGCATCAATGTCTTCCTGCTTATCAATAATCCAGAAAGTATGACCAAAGCCATCACCAGGAGCAATGAAATCATATACCGGCTTTTCGGCTGTATAATGAGCGATAATAGCATCCAGAGTAGCATTGTCAGGATATGCAAAGAATACCGGTTCGATATTGGCATTATTCACACGAACATGCTTCATACGGTCTTCTTCCTTATCGCGACGGGTCAGCTCATGTTTCTTGATGACGCCGTTCATATAATCAGGTACATAGGCACCTACTACTAAACCGTATTGCGTTTTCCCATTCATGGTCTGCGCATAGACGTAGTAGTTTTCTTTATCATCCTGTACCAGCCAGCCTTTGTCCTGAAACATCTGGAAGTTTTCGGCAGCTTTCTGATAAACACATTCATCGTGTTCGTCGGTACCTACGGGAAAGTCTATTTCGGGTTTAATGATATGATACAACGATTTTTCGTTTCCTTTTGCCTCTTCACGTGCTTCTGCTGAGTTCAGCACATCATACGGGCGGGAAGCCACCTGCTCCACCAGCTCCTGCGGTGGACGGATACCTTTAAACGGTTTAATTATTGCCATAAGTCAAGGTGTGTTTTTAATGGATTATTGAGATCTCTTTTTCATGAAATGCACTATCAAATAGATTGCGCTGCCTAATATCAACACAACAGATACGCCCTCGCAAAAGCCGAGGGCGAAATCTGAAAGTTCTTTTCTGAATATACTGCTTAGTGCAAAAACACCAGCACCTATCGTCAGATAGACAGCTGCAAATTTATAGGCAGTTTTACTATTCATTCTTATTTCTTATTAACACGGAATTTCTCGCAACCGTCTTTCAGGAAACCAACAATCTGTTGTGCGGCAGCAATACCGGCATTGATGTTAGCTTCAGCAGTCTGTGCACCCATCTTCTTCGGTGTAGAGAAATAACGGCCTACGAACTTGGCAGCAAATGTTTCGTGAGCTGCGGGCATGATATCAGTCATGTATTTCAGGTCACCGCGTTCTTCCATCAGCTGAATCAGTTCTGCTTCGTTGATAACTTCCTTACGTGCAGTATTTACCAATACACCACCCTTCGGCATTTTATTTACCAAAGCATAGTTGATAGAATTCTTCGTTTCAGCAGTAGCCGGAATGTGCAATGAAACTACGTCACAAGCAGAATAAAGCTCATCAGCAGAGTCAACAGCTTTCACGCCGTCTTTCTCAATCACTTCTTTCGGACAGAAAGCATCGAAAGCAAAGATTT from Bacteroides sp. MSB163 includes:
- a CDS encoding HpaII family restriction endonuclease → MAFEATKRELGELYTFFRLLADGKVSLGTPQARKDETKCWPVALIQREEHDGTRRYYIEQGNVRIVSGVIEKEGTFVAADKEEQVIPREDFGGAAEFILELLKTTSGTDAIEVPEELEAFLDAVNIYDLEAKTEDRTDFSVAFWHAEAPLTGFNVRCRLSSMNPLLDGGRTANLKLEQSGVKFATPTVNKVNALPESPTEVTERMLMIERLGGVLKYSDVADRVFRCNLLMIDLHFPRMLAEMVRMMHLDGIARISELTERVKEINPLKIKDELINKHGFYEFKMKQFLLALALGMRPAKIYNGTDSAVEGILLVDAEGEVLCYHKSERRTFADFLFLNTRLEKGSVDKDKYGFLEKENGVYYFRLNVKVGLTKK
- a CDS encoding CDGSH iron-sulfur domain-containing protein produces the protein MENEKNIVAITATPNGPFIVEGNFKLIDREGKAEIRTGRIALCRCGKSYKQPFCDGTHRKIHYNDLSLK
- a CDS encoding IMPACT family protein, whose product is MSEDTYKTISAPSEGIYTEKRSKFIAIALPVRTVDEVKSHLEVYQKKYYDARHVCYAYMLGPERKDFRANDNGEPSGTAGKPILGQINSNELTDILIIVVRYFGGIKLGTSGLIVAYKAAAAEAIAVAEVIEKTVDEAVTFLFEYPFMNDVMRIVKEEEPEILEQSYDMDCRMTLRIRKSMMPKLRARLEKVETLRFGEV
- a CDS encoding glycerate kinase, with translation MKKVVIAIDSFKGCLPSAEAGKAAAEGIRSVYPECEVICLPIADGGEGMLDVLIMATNGQEIPISAHDPLMKWHNTYYGISENGKTAFIEMASISGLPLVPPEKRNPMLTTTYGTGEIIRDALERGCRNFTIGIGGSATNDAGLGMLQALGFHFSDKKGKEIGTGRGEALIKVAHIDSTCVHPALNSCRFTVACDVQNPFYGPEGAAYVFAPQKGADREMVEALDAGLQNFAEVIRHTTGKDISNHPGAGAAGGMGGSLLAFLNAELKPGIQLMLEALDFSNKIKNADLIITGEGKADRQTLMGKVPSGILAEARKQDIPVILLAGNIEDSDELQQAGFEGVFSVNPPFISLEESMRPEVARKNIQQTVECICKKK
- a CDS encoding flavodoxin family protein encodes the protein MKILIINGSPRKQGHISKMLQLMETEARANGDEVTVIRVADLQIRSCIGCMSCREKLKCCLPEDDAQRVLKQIEEAQALIIGAPCYWGNLPGQLKVMFDRIVYGMMGETSRGIPIGLHKGKKAVIVSTCTTPYPFNIFFNQTRGVVKALKEILKWSGFKVFSTIEKGGTKQHPGLTERVMKRCCGVIHKL
- a CDS encoding FKBP-type peptidyl-prolyl cis-trans isomerase — encoded protein: MGRKEEYKLQNEQYLEALRAGNDIRELPCGILYRVLEEGNGGNTPRLNSVVTVHYKGTLINGHEFDNSWKRNYPEAFRLNEVIEGWQIALQRMHVGDHWIVYIPYAMGYGTRSSGPIPAFSTLVFDVQLLGIA
- a CDS encoding aspartate dehydrogenase domain-containing protein encodes the protein MKKLVIVGCGRLAGIVSDAVVNGLLPEYDLVGVYSRTAEKAERIVSKMQQHEKSCVACTTPEDLLALKPDYLVEAASPAAMKEFALPALKNGTSIVTLSIGALADTAFYQEVMETAKANGTRVYIVSGATGGFDVLRTASLMGNAKAKFFNEKGPDALKGTAVYDEALQTDQRVVFSGNATEAIAMFPTKVNVAVAASLASIGPENMEMSIQSTPGFVGDTQRVEIKNNQVHAVIDVYSATAEIAGWSVVNTLLNITSPIVFF
- a CDS encoding D-isomer specific 2-hydroxyacid dehydrogenase family protein is translated as MFRKLVAIEPVSLIPSAEKALHSYAEKVVMFPDVPAGDDEIVARIGDADAVLLSYTSQINRSVLEKCPDIKYIGMCCSLYSPESANVDIRYANERGITVTGIRDYGDEGVVEYVVSELVRCLHGFGQESWEEMPREITGLKVGVIGLGKSGGMIADALKFLGADIAYFARSEKEDAAAKGYRFLPLGELLSQSEVVFCCLNKNTVLLHEAEFEQLGNKKILFNTGLSPAWDEPAFVKWLKGDNLCFCDTLGALGGAHLLSHPHVRCMQVSTGRTRQAFDRLSEKVLANIEAYNR
- a CDS encoding DUF6249 domain-containing protein, whose protein sequence is MMDFIMVPTILAIITLGIYKLFELFVCKKERLMLIEKMGDKYQPDVACMPKLYGNFSFSALKLGCLLVGMGLGLLIGFVICTSAIPGYLDKDVDNWRVYRETVSLVYGACVLSLGGIGLIAAFIAELKLSKK
- a CDS encoding RNA polymerase sigma factor, with translation MENNETHIIQRILRGETALYEYFLNQHGQQVFSLIARIICNQEDAEELTQDVFLKAFQHLSSFKAESSFSTWIYSIAYNTAISATRKKKFDTFAMDDTLLANISDQQVDETLNDESEEMIIRLNRAIEKLNSDERALITLFYYEEKSLNETALILGLTESNAKVKLHRVRKKIYVLIKQEEV
- a CDS encoding DUF1015 domain-containing protein → MAIIKPFKGIRPPQELVEQVASRPYDVLNSAEAREEAKGNEKSLYHIIKPEIDFPVGTDEHDECVYQKAAENFQMFQDKGWLVQDDKENYYVYAQTMNGKTQYGLVVGAYVPDYMNGVIKKHELTRRDKEEDRMKHVRVNNANIEPVFFAYPDNATLDAIIAHYTAEKPVYDFIAPGDGFGHTFWIIDKQEDIDAITKEFAKMPALYIADGHHRSAAAALVGAEKAKQNPNHTGDEEYNYFMAVCFPANQLTIIDYNRVVKDLNGLTPEQFLTAVSKNFTVEEKGTEIYKPAGLHNFSLYLDGKWYSLTAKPGTYNDNDPIGVLDVTISSNLILDEVLGIKDLRSDKRIDFVGGIRGLGELKKRVDSGEMKVALALYPVSMKQLMDIADTGNIMPPKTTWFEPKLRSGLVIHKLD